One Azoarcus sp. DN11 DNA segment encodes these proteins:
- a CDS encoding alpha/beta hydrolase produces MRVLNLLILSLALTLSGCTTIQRTAHMYSSEAPQPLTFQYKDGGSSVYYSFEVDRALQPDTVIFFYGATGCPSWKSVMPGYVSGLTVSARVFVLNKRFVPDRSMGLLDCGRDFHLANNPEQWVADYSEFISAQLNAIIPKPTNVVLVGVSEGALPAARIAGQSPGITHLAIIGSGGYSMRKSLGTLKERGATSFDVQAGWEKIATDPRSIERNWYGNPHRWWSDIMDIDPLTDYVKLNIPILLGIGENDASVPVESARFLESKFKEAGKRNLIVKVYPGADHRLSGNGASYRAEFFSELSRMLHTQRITSPNSPPRAVAGYLNYMDSPDFQGAFSRPSFNTDSSDLALMGFRRSGEGQTAALHAACW; encoded by the coding sequence ATGCGCGTTCTGAACCTTCTCATTCTGTCGCTGGCGCTCACGTTGTCTGGCTGCACGACAATTCAGCGCACCGCACACATGTACTCAAGCGAAGCTCCGCAACCTCTTACATTTCAGTACAAGGATGGCGGTTCAAGCGTTTACTACTCGTTTGAGGTTGATCGCGCTTTGCAGCCAGATACTGTGATCTTCTTTTATGGTGCAACTGGCTGCCCAAGTTGGAAATCTGTAATGCCTGGCTACGTGAGCGGCCTTACGGTCAGTGCACGCGTTTTCGTGCTAAACAAACGATTCGTGCCTGACCGTTCAATGGGCCTGCTCGACTGTGGTCGAGACTTTCATCTCGCAAACAATCCTGAGCAGTGGGTCGCTGACTACTCCGAATTCATTTCCGCACAACTAAACGCGATCATTCCAAAGCCAACCAATGTTGTCTTAGTTGGCGTCTCTGAAGGCGCCCTTCCGGCGGCAAGAATAGCGGGGCAGTCGCCGGGTATCACACACCTTGCCATTATTGGCAGTGGCGGTTACTCAATGCGCAAGTCCCTTGGAACGCTTAAGGAGAGGGGAGCCACATCGTTTGACGTCCAGGCAGGCTGGGAAAAGATCGCGACCGATCCGCGAAGCATCGAAAGAAATTGGTACGGCAACCCCCATCGATGGTGGTCGGACATCATGGACATCGATCCGCTTACCGACTATGTCAAGCTCAACATTCCGATCCTACTGGGCATTGGCGAAAACGACGCGAGTGTTCCGGTTGAGTCTGCGCGCTTCTTGGAGTCAAAGTTCAAAGAGGCGGGCAAGCGCAACCTTATCGTCAAAGTCTATCCGGGTGCCGATCATCGCTTAAGCGGAAACGGCGCTTCATATCGTGCCGAGTTCTTTTCTGAATTGAGTCGCATGCTGCATACCCAACGCATAACATCTCCGAATAGCCCGCCTCGCGCGGTTGCCGGTTACCTCAACTACATGGACTCCCCCGATTTTCAAGGGGCTTTTTCTAGGCCGTCATTCAATACCGACTCCTCCGATCTCGCGCTCATGGGGTTTCGTCGATCCGGTGAAGGACAAACTGCAGCTCTACATGCGGCCTGTTGGTGA
- a CDS encoding IS110 family transposase — MNVTTVGIDLAKNVFSVHGVGRDGKVLLRRSVGRADLLPMFAQMPPCLIGMEACSGAHHFARELRRLGHDARIMAPRFVAPYRKSGKNDGNDAEAICEAVARPNMRFVAVKSVEQQAILALHRVRKEVSDQRTALINQLRGMLCEFGMVLPRGRYSFRHKLPPVLEDTGNGIPELARRLFREVNERIGALDAQILAYDREIEALARHSEAAQRLMEMPGVGSITATAIVASVADMKVFKSGREFAAWLGLVPRQYSTGGKVRLGRITKQGDVYLRTLLIHGTRAVLAALGTKNDRLSLWIRSLIERRGYRKATVALAAKHARMIWAILAKGDAYRRPAAV, encoded by the coding sequence ATGAACGTTACCACTGTCGGTATCGACCTGGCGAAGAATGTATTCAGTGTGCATGGGGTCGGGAGGGATGGCAAGGTGCTGCTCAGGCGAAGTGTCGGACGGGCCGATCTGCTGCCGATGTTCGCGCAGATGCCGCCGTGCCTGATCGGTATGGAAGCGTGTTCGGGGGCGCATCATTTCGCACGCGAGCTGCGCCGGCTCGGCCACGACGCGCGGATCATGGCCCCGCGCTTTGTCGCCCCGTACCGTAAGAGCGGGAAGAACGACGGCAACGACGCCGAGGCGATCTGCGAAGCGGTCGCGCGGCCGAACATGCGCTTCGTCGCGGTGAAATCGGTCGAGCAGCAGGCCATCTTGGCGCTGCATCGCGTGCGCAAGGAAGTGTCCGACCAGCGCACGGCGCTCATCAACCAGCTGCGCGGAATGCTGTGCGAATTCGGCATGGTGTTGCCGCGCGGCCGCTACAGTTTCCGCCACAAACTGCCGCCAGTGCTTGAAGACACCGGCAACGGCATCCCCGAGCTCGCGCGCCGCCTGTTCCGCGAGGTCAATGAACGCATTGGCGCGCTCGATGCGCAAATTCTCGCCTACGACCGCGAGATTGAAGCATTGGCCCGCCACAGCGAAGCGGCGCAGCGCCTAATGGAAATGCCCGGCGTTGGATCGATCACCGCCACCGCGATCGTCGCGAGCGTCGCCGACATGAAGGTCTTCAAGAGCGGGCGCGAATTCGCCGCCTGGCTCGGTTTGGTCCCGCGTCAATATTCGACCGGCGGCAAGGTGCGCCTGGGGCGCATCACCAAACAGGGCGACGTCTATCTACGAACGCTGCTGATCCACGGCACCCGCGCGGTGCTCGCAGCACTGGGTACCAAAAATGACCGGCTGAGCCTTTGGATCCGCTCGCTGATCGAACGGCGCGGCTACCGCAAGGCCACTGTTGCGCTGGCCGCCAAACATGCACGCATGATCTGGGCGATCCTCGCCAAGGGCGACGCGTATCGGCGCCCGGCCGCTGTGTAG
- a CDS encoding antibiotic biosynthesis monooxygenase: MVSPAQTPQPPYFAVIFTSVRTDSDNGYGETAKQMVELASKQPGFLGVESARQEIGITVSYWASQEAIAAWKEDITHLQAQGRAKEWYQTFRVRVCRVEREYGF, translated from the coding sequence ATGGTTTCCCCCGCACAAACACCACAGCCGCCGTATTTCGCTGTCATTTTCACGTCCGTCCGCACTGACAGCGACAACGGTTACGGTGAAACGGCAAAACAAATGGTGGAGCTTGCCTCAAAACAACCGGGGTTCCTTGGCGTCGAGAGCGCACGGCAAGAAATCGGAATCACCGTTTCATATTGGGCAAGTCAGGAAGCAATAGCGGCCTGGAAGGAAGACATCACTCACCTCCAAGCTCAGGGGCGCGCAAAGGAATGGTATCAGACATTTCGTGTCCGAGTCTGTCGTGTTGAACGCGAGTATGGTTTCTGA
- a CDS encoding enoyl-CoA hydratase-related protein — protein sequence MSSLNVEQCDGVGHITLNRVGVLNALSREFCHEIDVALWALENTESVRAILISSALKHFCAGADIREMSEMTAEEAIAGNFIGCVSSLPEISKPVIVAVSGLAAGGGCELVEMCDIVIAAATAKFCHPEITLAAMPGAGGTQRLSRVVGKHIAMDLLLTGRALSADKALAAGLVSRVVPDEQLEDVALAVAKQVASFSGPVARRIKASVNDTQVNLASGLIAERDRFYCCFTEHDFREGVSAFIEKRNAHFVHR from the coding sequence ATGAGTTCGTTGAACGTTGAACAGTGTGACGGCGTTGGTCATATCACGTTGAATCGGGTTGGCGTACTCAACGCGCTAAGCCGTGAGTTCTGCCACGAGATAGACGTCGCTCTGTGGGCCTTGGAAAATACGGAGAGTGTTCGCGCTATTCTTATTTCATCAGCACTCAAGCACTTTTGTGCGGGCGCGGACATCCGGGAAATGTCGGAGATGACAGCTGAAGAGGCAATCGCAGGCAATTTCATCGGTTGTGTTTCAAGTTTGCCGGAAATTTCAAAACCAGTAATTGTTGCTGTCAGCGGCTTGGCTGCTGGCGGCGGCTGCGAATTGGTCGAGATGTGCGATATCGTCATCGCGGCGGCCACTGCAAAATTTTGCCACCCTGAAATCACGTTAGCGGCGATGCCCGGAGCAGGAGGAACGCAACGACTGTCCCGAGTTGTTGGTAAACATATTGCAATGGATCTACTCTTAACTGGCCGAGCCCTAAGTGCAGACAAAGCTCTCGCTGCTGGGTTGGTTTCCAGAGTCGTTCCGGACGAACAACTGGAAGATGTGGCGTTGGCTGTCGCAAAGCAGGTAGCTTCATTTTCCGGTCCTGTTGCTCGTCGCATCAAGGCGTCGGTCAACGACACGCAAGTCAATCTGGCATCTGGACTAATTGCCGAGCGTGACCGCTTTTACTGTTGTTTCACCGAGCATGATTTTCGCGAAGGCGTTAGTGCATTTATTGAAAAACGGAACGCCCATTTTGTTCACCGATAG
- a CDS encoding tellurite resistance/C4-dicarboxylate transporter family protein, with product MVAQLAGLSPAYFGMVMATGIVSLAAHLLAMRSVAKALFLLNCVVYIVLWFLTLLRIVRYPRRFFDDLIDHLRGPGFFTSVAATCILGSQFVLLAGEYRIAMVLWGGAAALWIGLTYAIFTGLTVKEHKPPLHQGISGAWLLAVVATQSIAVLGALLAAHIEQPGRLEMNFLVLSMWLWGGMLYIWMMSLIFYRYTFFPFSPSDLSPPYWINMGAMAISTLAGSLLILNGHDAPFLQSLLPFIKGFTVFYWATGTWWIPMLLLLGVWRHGYRRFPLQYDPLYWGAVFPLGMYATCTHRMIEAMGFEFLGFLPELFVYIALAAWITVFAGFSRYLLRHINAFRF from the coding sequence ATGGTCGCTCAGCTCGCGGGCCTGTCGCCGGCATATTTCGGCATGGTCATGGCGACGGGCATTGTCTCGCTCGCGGCACACCTGCTGGCGATGCGATCCGTAGCCAAGGCGTTGTTCCTGCTGAATTGCGTCGTTTATATCGTGCTGTGGTTTCTTACCCTATTGCGCATCGTGCGCTACCCGCGGCGATTCTTCGATGACCTGATCGATCACCTTCGCGGGCCCGGTTTCTTCACGTCCGTGGCGGCCACATGCATTCTCGGCAGCCAGTTCGTGCTGCTGGCGGGGGAATACCGCATTGCCATGGTGCTCTGGGGAGGAGCGGCCGCGCTGTGGATCGGACTCACCTACGCGATCTTCACGGGCCTCACGGTCAAGGAGCACAAGCCGCCGCTGCATCAGGGGATCAGCGGCGCCTGGCTGCTCGCCGTGGTGGCCACGCAATCGATCGCGGTGCTCGGCGCATTGCTTGCGGCGCATATCGAGCAGCCAGGCCGGCTGGAGATGAACTTCCTGGTGCTTTCGATGTGGCTGTGGGGCGGCATGCTCTATATCTGGATGATGTCGCTGATTTTCTACCGCTACACATTCTTTCCGTTCTCTCCCAGCGATCTGTCGCCGCCGTACTGGATCAACATGGGCGCGATGGCGATCTCGACGCTGGCAGGGTCGCTGCTGATCCTGAACGGGCATGACGCGCCTTTCCTGCAGTCGCTGCTGCCTTTCATCAAGGGGTTCACCGTCTTCTACTGGGCGACCGGCACATGGTGGATACCGATGCTGCTGCTCCTGGGCGTGTGGCGCCACGGCTATCGGCGTTTCCCACTGCAGTACGATCCGCTTTACTGGGGCGCGGTGTTCCCCCTGGGCATGTACGCGACCTGCACGCACCGGATGATCGAGGCGATGGGTTTCGAATTCCTTGGCTTCCTGCCGGAGCTGTTCGTGTACATCGCGCTAGCTGCGTGGATAACGGTATTCGCGGGATTTTCCCGCTATCTCCTGCGACACATCAATGCATTTCGTTTCTAA
- a CDS encoding YnfA family protein — MKTIALFLVTAVAEIVGCYLPYLWLNQGRSPWLLVPAALSLTLFAWLLSLHPTAAGRVYAAYGGVYVFVAILWLWLVDGIRPSAWDIVGSLVAVSGMAIIMFAPRSA; from the coding sequence GTGAAAACCATTGCCCTCTTTCTCGTCACCGCCGTCGCGGAAATTGTCGGTTGCTATCTTCCCTATCTCTGGCTGAATCAGGGAAGAAGCCCTTGGTTGCTCGTTCCGGCCGCGCTGAGCCTGACACTGTTTGCCTGGCTGCTGTCGCTGCACCCCACTGCGGCCGGTCGCGTCTATGCGGCCTACGGCGGGGTTTATGTTTTCGTGGCGATTCTTTGGCTTTGGCTCGTTGATGGCATCCGGCCTTCTGCGTGGGATATCGTCGGGTCGCTCGTGGCGGTCTCGGGGATGGCGATCATCATGTTTGCGCCGCGAAGCGCGTAA
- a CDS encoding MarR family transcriptional regulator, giving the protein MPLSETSFTLLLADAARLMRHSFVDAIQGSPLTLARARVLIHLERNEGIRQVTLAERLKIQPMTLVRMIDQLAREGLIERRPDPEDRRAHRLYLTKAARPQLEIIAQVGVAVREKALAGMSEAERTQTLAVLQRICRNLAAE; this is encoded by the coding sequence GTGCCCCTCAGCGAAACCAGCTTCACACTTCTGCTTGCGGATGCCGCGCGCCTGATGCGGCACTCCTTTGTCGACGCGATTCAGGGCAGCCCGCTGACGCTCGCGCGAGCGCGGGTGCTGATCCATCTCGAGCGCAACGAGGGCATCCGGCAGGTAACGCTTGCGGAACGGCTGAAGATCCAGCCGATGACGCTGGTGCGGATGATCGACCAGCTCGCGCGCGAGGGGCTGATCGAGCGGCGGCCGGATCCCGAAGACCGGCGCGCGCACCGGCTGTACCTGACCAAGGCGGCACGGCCGCAGCTCGAGATCATCGCGCAGGTCGGCGTGGCCGTGCGCGAAAAGGCGCTGGCCGGGATGAGCGAAGCCGAACGGACGCAGACGCTTGCAGTGCTCCAGCGCATCTGCCGCAACCTCGCGGCGGAGTAA
- a CDS encoding sigma-54 dependent transcriptional regulator, which translates to MKGHILIVDDESLYRQLLTSRLGRAGYRLSEAADGEAALECAQRGGVDLALVDIKMPGIDGIEVLKRLKAFDPQVEVVILTGHGNVDSAIAAMKLGAFDYLSKPYKLTELDIVVERALEKRMLARRCAALSAEVAHLRASDDTAVIGRSAVWQRTLEQVRKAAPLDLPVLITGESGAGKEIVAGLLHRWSPRAGEAYVPLNCGLLDGELVESELFGHKRGAFSGATADKEGLFEVASAGTLFLDEIGELPAACQAKLLRVLDSGEFRQLGATALRRTNARVVAATHRDLEALAAEGKFRHDLLYRLNVMHIPVPALRERIEDIPLLVDYLMRRSARGAAPLQLTSAALARLCAYPWPGNVRELRNAVERLVAFADDRTIDEAAVCAILRLPLEQPAALPPVPAFTDILPLEHVERDYVAWVLERLDGNVSAAAQALGVSRSTVYRVMRAVAAVE; encoded by the coding sequence ATGAAAGGCCACATCCTCATCGTCGATGACGAATCCCTGTACCGCCAGCTGCTGACGAGCCGCCTCGGCCGCGCCGGCTACCGCCTGAGCGAGGCCGCGGACGGCGAAGCCGCCCTGGAGTGTGCGCAGCGCGGCGGCGTTGATCTCGCGCTGGTCGACATCAAGATGCCCGGCATCGACGGCATCGAGGTACTCAAGCGTCTGAAGGCATTCGACCCGCAGGTCGAGGTCGTCATCCTCACCGGGCACGGCAACGTCGACAGCGCGATCGCCGCGATGAAGCTCGGCGCGTTCGACTATTTGTCCAAGCCCTACAAGCTCACCGAGCTCGACATCGTCGTCGAGCGCGCACTCGAAAAGCGCATGCTCGCCCGCCGCTGTGCCGCGCTGAGTGCCGAGGTCGCGCACCTGCGCGCGTCCGACGACACCGCCGTGATCGGCCGCAGCGCGGTGTGGCAGCGCACGCTGGAACAGGTGCGCAAGGCGGCGCCGCTCGACCTGCCGGTGCTGATCACCGGCGAGAGCGGCGCCGGCAAGGAGATCGTCGCCGGTCTGCTGCACCGCTGGAGCCCGCGCGCCGGCGAAGCCTACGTGCCGCTCAACTGCGGCCTGCTCGACGGCGAGCTCGTCGAAAGCGAACTCTTCGGCCACAAGCGCGGCGCGTTTTCCGGCGCGACCGCCGACAAGGAAGGCCTCTTCGAAGTCGCCAGCGCCGGCACGCTGTTCCTCGACGAAATCGGCGAACTCCCGGCCGCCTGCCAGGCCAAGCTGCTGCGCGTGCTCGACTCTGGAGAATTCCGTCAGCTCGGCGCCACCGCACTGCGGCGCACCAACGCGCGCGTCGTCGCCGCGACACACCGCGACCTCGAAGCGCTCGCCGCGGAAGGCAAGTTCCGCCACGATCTGCTGTACCGGCTGAACGTCATGCACATCCCGGTGCCGGCCCTGCGCGAGCGCATCGAGGACATCCCGCTGCTGGTCGACTACCTCATGCGGCGCAGCGCCCGCGGCGCGGCGCCGCTCCAGCTCACGTCCGCCGCCCTCGCGCGCCTGTGCGCCTACCCCTGGCCGGGCAACGTGCGCGAGCTGCGCAACGCCGTCGAACGCCTCGTCGCCTTCGCCGACGACCGTACGATCGACGAGGCCGCCGTGTGCGCAATCCTGCGCTTGCCACTGGAACAGCCGGCAGCGCTCCCGCCTGTACCGGCATTCACCGACATCCTGCCGCTGGAGCACGTCGAGCGTGACTACGTGGCGTGGGTGCTGGAGCGCCTCGATGGCAACGTCAGTGCCGCCGCGCAGGCGCTCGGCGTGTCGCGCTCGACCGTCTATCGCGTGATGCGCGCGGTGGCGGCCGTCGAATAG
- a CDS encoding PAS domain S-box protein, with product MRADQLDFHSLVEFAPDRGAIEFSGRRAILLHTDAMGALRKELVETLGADIAKVILTRYGFSSGHEDAGLLPGFMHPDTVEEFVRGGPRVHMFSGIAEVETHSVEVDRERGHYRMSGFWRHSYEAEQHLRLFGQSDEAVCWTLAGYASGFASYVFQTDMICVEHACEGRGDDHCAWTLMNAADCAPEFSGLRKYFQPLNIKDRINVLEGKVYERTRELEASEQRYRNLIEDLPEMVFALHVSGRMLQLNKAGRTRLGISPEQLPRMRLKDLVLPAHRGAAANFLKSIATARTATRLDVVMRDAAGCPVPMRLQVEPVLKGDRIVGYSGLAIDITAQQERERKLTEYAARLENREQQIQDIINDAVYILDLDGRFSFVNARMAELLGVPADRAIGRSCGELMLHSSAQRVERDFRRRLNGEGGPPFEIMLAASGAPNRLLEVSSAVLSTAGGPEGVIGVARDITARREMERQLAQANRLSSLGQFASGIAHEINNPLGLVSGFAEELQALMESIPGARSNPDFDVLRQGLTTIQEQAHRCKAITDNLLLFSRKQAVPIEVVDVGMLVRERLSAYRDIGLTRGLAVDLSLDAALPRIATNPTLLDQMLRNLIKNAGEAMNGAGRVSVILRPAEGGVDLEVLDEGSGLPAGVIDHVFDPFFTTKAPGRGTGLGLSICYGIMTELGGRIECGNRPEGGAWFRIHLPADAAGADTSLP from the coding sequence ATGCGCGCCGATCAGCTGGATTTCCACTCCCTCGTGGAGTTCGCGCCGGACCGGGGGGCGATCGAGTTCAGCGGGCGACGCGCGATCCTGTTGCATACCGATGCGATGGGCGCGTTGCGCAAGGAGCTGGTCGAGACCCTCGGCGCCGACATCGCCAAAGTCATCCTGACGCGCTACGGTTTCAGCAGCGGCCACGAGGACGCGGGCCTGCTCCCCGGCTTCATGCACCCCGACACGGTCGAGGAGTTCGTGCGTGGCGGGCCGCGCGTGCACATGTTCTCCGGCATCGCGGAAGTCGAGACGCACAGCGTCGAGGTGGACCGCGAGCGCGGCCACTACCGCATGAGCGGCTTCTGGCGCCATTCCTACGAGGCCGAGCAGCATCTGCGGCTTTTCGGGCAGTCCGACGAGGCCGTGTGCTGGACGCTGGCGGGCTACGCGTCGGGCTTCGCGTCCTACGTGTTCCAGACCGACATGATCTGCGTCGAGCACGCCTGCGAGGGGCGCGGCGACGATCACTGCGCGTGGACGCTGATGAACGCGGCCGACTGCGCGCCGGAGTTCTCCGGCCTGCGCAAGTACTTCCAGCCGCTGAACATCAAGGACCGCATCAACGTCCTCGAAGGCAAGGTCTACGAGCGCACGCGCGAACTCGAAGCCTCCGAGCAGCGTTACCGCAACCTGATCGAAGACCTGCCCGAGATGGTGTTCGCGCTGCACGTCTCGGGGCGCATGCTGCAGCTCAACAAGGCGGGGCGCACGCGCCTGGGCATCTCGCCCGAGCAGCTGCCGCGCATGCGGCTGAAGGATCTCGTCCTGCCCGCGCATCGGGGGGCGGCTGCGAACTTCCTGAAGAGCATCGCCACCGCCCGCACCGCCACGCGGCTCGACGTCGTGATGCGCGATGCGGCAGGGTGCCCGGTGCCGATGCGGCTACAGGTGGAGCCGGTCCTCAAGGGCGACAGGATCGTCGGCTACAGCGGGCTCGCGATCGACATCACCGCGCAGCAGGAGCGCGAGCGCAAGCTCACCGAGTACGCGGCGCGGCTGGAGAACCGCGAGCAGCAGATCCAGGACATCATCAACGACGCGGTCTACATCCTCGACCTCGACGGCCGTTTCAGCTTCGTGAATGCGCGCATGGCCGAACTCCTGGGCGTGCCGGCGGACCGCGCGATCGGCCGCAGCTGCGGCGAGCTGATGCTCCATTCGTCGGCGCAGCGCGTCGAGCGCGACTTCCGTCGGCGCCTGAACGGCGAGGGCGGTCCGCCGTTCGAGATCATGCTCGCTGCGAGCGGCGCGCCGAACCGCCTGCTGGAGGTCAGTTCGGCAGTCCTGTCCACCGCCGGCGGGCCGGAAGGCGTGATCGGCGTCGCGCGCGACATCACGGCGCGGCGCGAGATGGAGCGCCAGCTCGCGCAGGCCAACCGCCTCAGTTCGCTGGGACAGTTCGCCTCGGGCATCGCGCACGAGATCAACAACCCCCTCGGCCTCGTCTCCGGTTTCGCCGAGGAACTGCAGGCCCTGATGGAGTCGATCCCTGGTGCCCGCTCGAACCCCGATTTCGACGTCCTGCGCCAGGGCCTGACAACGATCCAGGAGCAGGCGCATCGCTGCAAGGCCATCACAGACAACCTGCTGCTGTTCTCGCGCAAGCAGGCGGTGCCGATCGAGGTCGTGGACGTGGGGATGCTGGTGCGCGAGCGCCTGTCGGCCTATCGCGACATCGGGCTCACGCGCGGTCTCGCGGTCGACCTGTCCCTCGACGCGGCGCTGCCGCGCATCGCCACCAACCCGACGCTCCTCGACCAGATGCTGCGCAATCTCATCAAGAATGCCGGCGAAGCGATGAACGGAGCGGGCCGGGTCAGCGTGATCCTGCGGCCCGCCGAGGGCGGCGTCGATCTGGAAGTGCTCGACGAGGGATCCGGCTTGCCGGCAGGCGTCATCGACCACGTGTTCGATCCCTTCTTCACGACCAAGGCGCCCGGGCGCGGCACCGGCCTGGGGCTGTCGATCTGCTACGGAATCATGACCGAACTGGGCGGGCGCATCGAGTGCGGCAACCGCCCCGAAGGCGGCGCCTGGTTCCGCATCCACCTGCCCGCCGACGCGGCGGGCGCCGACACGAGTTTGCCATGA
- a CDS encoding MFS transporter: MSSNDAVDVQSFIDHQPFSGFQWVIFALCFLIVLLDGFDTAAIGYIAPSLIQEWGVTKPALAPVLSAALFGLAGGALASGPLADRFGRRMVLNTSVLVFAAACLASSFAADLQGLTVLRFATGLGLGAAMPNAVTLISEYSPSKRRALITNAMFSGFPLGAALGGFLAAWMIPHFGWRSVLVLGGVAPVILVVLMLLALPESVRYMVAKGLPADRIRAVLGRISAAASGARAFTLTETKSVAAGKRGLGVVLSRSYAVGSLMLWLAYFMGLVIFYALINWMPILFKDAGLDPKTATLVAALFPLGGCGAIFFGWLMDRFNANRIIAVGYALTAVAIYAIGQAAGNVGALVVVVFVAGTLMNTAQVSMPALAAAFYPTQGRATGVAWMLGIGRFGGIAGSFLVAELTRQKLGFSEVFMVVAIPGLLATVALLVKQFSHPETATAQRSADAPARLDEEMQGAH; encoded by the coding sequence GTGTCCAGCAATGACGCCGTCGACGTTCAGTCCTTCATAGATCACCAGCCGTTTTCCGGCTTCCAGTGGGTCATCTTTGCCTTGTGCTTCCTGATCGTGCTGCTGGACGGTTTCGACACCGCCGCGATCGGCTACATTGCGCCCTCGCTCATCCAGGAATGGGGCGTCACCAAGCCGGCGCTGGCGCCGGTGCTGAGCGCGGCGCTGTTCGGCCTGGCTGGCGGGGCGCTCGCCTCCGGCCCGCTGGCGGACCGCTTCGGCCGGCGGATGGTCCTCAACACATCGGTGCTGGTGTTCGCGGCGGCGTGCCTGGCTTCGTCCTTCGCGGCGGATCTGCAGGGGCTCACGGTCCTGCGCTTCGCCACGGGCTTGGGTCTGGGCGCCGCGATGCCGAACGCGGTGACGCTGATCAGCGAATATTCCCCGAGCAAGCGCCGCGCGCTGATCACCAACGCGATGTTTTCCGGCTTCCCGCTCGGCGCTGCGCTGGGAGGCTTCCTCGCAGCCTGGATGATTCCGCACTTCGGCTGGCGCAGCGTGCTGGTGCTCGGCGGGGTCGCGCCCGTGATTCTCGTGGTCCTGATGCTGCTGGCGCTGCCCGAATCGGTGCGTTACATGGTGGCGAAGGGGCTGCCGGCGGATCGCATCCGGGCGGTACTTGGCAGGATCTCGGCTGCGGCGTCCGGCGCGCGCGCGTTCACGCTGACCGAGACGAAATCGGTTGCTGCCGGCAAGCGCGGCCTGGGCGTGGTGCTGTCGCGTTCCTACGCGGTCGGCTCGCTGATGCTGTGGCTCGCGTATTTCATGGGCCTGGTGATCTTCTATGCGCTGATCAACTGGATGCCCATCCTGTTCAAGGATGCGGGCCTCGACCCGAAAACGGCGACGCTGGTCGCTGCGCTGTTCCCGCTCGGCGGCTGCGGTGCGATCTTCTTCGGCTGGCTGATGGACCGCTTCAACGCCAACCGCATCATCGCGGTGGGCTACGCGCTGACGGCGGTGGCGATCTATGCGATCGGTCAGGCGGCCGGCAACGTCGGGGCACTGGTGGTCGTCGTGTTCGTTGCCGGAACGCTGATGAACACCGCCCAGGTCTCGATGCCGGCCCTTGCCGCGGCCTTCTATCCGACGCAGGGCCGCGCCACGGGGGTCGCGTGGATGCTCGGGATCGGCCGCTTCGGCGGCATCGCGGGCTCCTTTCTGGTCGCGGAGCTGACGCGGCAGAAGCTCGGGTTCAGCGAGGTGTTCATGGTCGTCGCCATTCCGGGTCTGCTCGCGACGGTTGCACTGCTGGTCAAGCAGTTCTCCCACCCCGAAACGGCGACGGCGCAGCGGTCGGCGGACGCACCGGCGCGTCTCGACGAGGAAATGCAGGGCGCTCACTGA